In a single window of the Prevotella melaninogenica genome:
- a CDS encoding right-handed parallel beta-helix repeat-containing protein: protein MMKKKLFIALTLLLSCTMVSKASYADDWNIPSADAKGRVGALMPYTRYDSETARLGGGATLKTSPTWDRKNIASQASRQSYVDLPSNGSYAEWTMKGDANGVTLRFTMPDSPDGMGLNGSLDVYVNDKKVQTVNLTSYYMYQYFSGGNPADKDDGGPACFAFDETHFLLNKTLRAGDRIRIQSSGANGYKYGVDFIETEIVPEEIECPAGAVSVTDAKYRKYVKGNDYLKAFEEALKDADAGSKILYIPAGTFELSGIWYIFASDVKITGAGMWYTNLKFTNPNRFGGGISGGNGSHGPDGYCNNVEICNLYLNSNLRSRHNQQAVYKCFMDVFKGGSVIHHVWEDHFECGFWIGDYNGKVDYSNGVKIISCRIRNNFADGVNFCQGTSNATVYNCSVRNNGDDGLAMWNDETMGAMDEKNNTFAYNTIELIWRAGGIAIYGGDGHKIYNNYIADMFMAAGIHLNDVFPGPKYKNTQKISFDNNILVRCGTNDDSWHEDLAAIDIKGGVRNVVFNNTKIYDSPFDAIRVMSGPTGIEFKNTEILGASLAGQTTKYSTWEHSTGAIRLDVDGVKFSNGIKIANVSEDKIKNNQTWPVWTDNNKSRAAAIGYEYLSDATYKVPDFPEADTSQQGGIVNPLEGIKGYDIALQGLRWENAEGNTSLKEGDDVIFKFALKNISNIDIPAGVNISVKITVDGEQSFVTASYKNGLKAKQTIILTTQSAWKATAGGHTVKAEADYRNKLTDELTRDNNSREKKFNVTEKDNNEDYTPVTGGYDLVVTKVAFDKKTINAGDEVRFTATIVNAGDKDVPAGTKLGVQFQIDGNTNVITWNDKHYGGLKSHQKITLSATGGTNGKNTWTAINGIHTLTAWVNDTHDYRDEVNGSDDANKKSIELKIPLGAIKYFSEAEINSPDDLNNLNQTNRIEGLTGKTVVDEAYYDLQGNKITTSKESLKPGLYIHKGKKIIVR from the coding sequence ATGATGAAGAAAAAGTTATTTATTGCTCTGACACTTCTATTGTCTTGTACGATGGTGTCAAAGGCATCTTACGCTGATGACTGGAATATCCCATCAGCTGATGCTAAGGGACGAGTGGGTGCTTTGATGCCTTACACACGTTATGACTCTGAAACAGCAAGGCTTGGAGGAGGTGCCACCTTGAAGACCTCTCCTACTTGGGACCGTAAGAACATAGCTTCACAGGCTTCTCGACAGTCTTATGTTGACCTTCCTTCTAATGGTTCCTACGCCGAGTGGACCATGAAGGGAGATGCTAATGGTGTGACATTGCGCTTTACAATGCCTGATTCTCCTGACGGAATGGGATTGAATGGTTCGTTGGATGTCTATGTAAATGACAAGAAGGTGCAGACGGTTAATCTGACGTCTTATTATATGTATCAGTACTTTTCTGGTGGTAATCCAGCTGATAAAGATGATGGTGGACCAGCTTGTTTTGCCTTTGATGAGACCCACTTCCTTCTTAATAAGACACTTCGAGCAGGCGATAGAATCCGCATTCAGAGTTCTGGTGCCAATGGTTATAAATATGGAGTAGACTTCATTGAGACCGAGATTGTGCCAGAAGAGATTGAATGCCCTGCTGGTGCGGTGAGTGTTACAGATGCTAAATATCGCAAGTATGTCAAAGGGAATGATTATCTAAAGGCTTTTGAGGAAGCTTTAAAGGATGCTGACGCAGGCTCAAAGATTCTTTATATTCCTGCTGGAACATTTGAGTTGAGCGGTATCTGGTACATCTTTGCATCCGATGTAAAGATTACTGGTGCTGGTATGTGGTACACCAACCTTAAGTTTACGAATCCGAATCGTTTCGGAGGTGGTATCTCTGGCGGTAATGGATCACACGGACCAGATGGCTACTGCAACAATGTTGAAATCTGTAACCTCTATTTGAACTCTAATTTGAGAAGTCGTCATAACCAGCAAGCAGTGTATAAATGCTTCATGGATGTCTTCAAGGGCGGAAGTGTTATCCATCATGTATGGGAAGATCACTTTGAGTGTGGCTTCTGGATAGGCGATTACAATGGTAAAGTAGATTATAGCAATGGTGTTAAGATTATCAGCTGTCGTATCCGTAATAACTTCGCTGACGGTGTGAACTTCTGCCAAGGAACATCTAATGCAACAGTTTATAATTGTAGTGTTCGTAACAACGGAGATGATGGTTTGGCAATGTGGAACGATGAAACAATGGGTGCTATGGACGAAAAGAACAACACCTTCGCTTACAATACCATTGAACTCATCTGGCGTGCAGGCGGTATTGCCATCTATGGTGGTGATGGTCATAAGATTTATAATAACTATATTGCTGATATGTTCATGGCTGCGGGTATTCATCTGAATGATGTATTCCCTGGTCCAAAATATAAGAATACACAGAAGATTAGCTTTGATAACAATATTCTTGTGCGCTGTGGAACCAACGATGACAGCTGGCATGAGGACTTAGCTGCCATTGATATCAAAGGTGGTGTACGCAATGTAGTCTTCAATAATACGAAGATTTATGACTCTCCTTTCGATGCTATCCGTGTTATGTCAGGCCCAACAGGCATTGAATTTAAGAACACAGAGATTCTTGGTGCTTCTCTTGCAGGACAGACAACCAAGTATTCTACATGGGAACACTCTACTGGTGCGATTCGTTTAGACGTCGATGGCGTGAAGTTTAGCAATGGTATTAAGATTGCAAACGTCAGTGAGGATAAGATTAAAAACAACCAGACATGGCCTGTATGGACAGATAATAACAAGAGCCGTGCGGCTGCTATCGGTTATGAATACCTGAGTGACGCTACGTATAAAGTACCAGATTTCCCCGAAGCAGACACAAGTCAGCAAGGAGGTATCGTCAATCCATTGGAAGGTATCAAAGGGTATGACATTGCTTTACAAGGTTTACGATGGGAGAATGCCGAAGGTAATACTTCACTGAAGGAAGGAGACGATGTTATCTTTAAGTTTGCTCTTAAGAACATAAGTAATATTGACATTCCTGCTGGTGTAAATATCAGTGTGAAGATAACCGTTGATGGCGAGCAAAGTTTCGTCACCGCAAGCTATAAGAATGGACTGAAAGCAAAGCAGACCATCATCCTTACAACTCAATCAGCATGGAAAGCAACAGCTGGAGGACACACTGTAAAGGCTGAAGCTGACTATCGTAATAAACTTACTGATGAGTTAACAAGAGATAATAACAGTCGTGAGAAGAAGTTTAATGTGACTGAAAAGGATAACAACGAAGACTATACTCCTGTTACGGGAGGCTATGACCTCGTTGTTACAAAGGTTGCTTTTGACAAAAAAACTATCAATGCAGGCGATGAAGTACGCTTCACAGCAACGATTGTTAATGCAGGTGATAAAGACGTACCAGCAGGTACAAAGCTCGGTGTACAGTTCCAGATAGATGGCAATACTAACGTTATCACATGGAACGACAAGCACTATGGCGGTTTGAAGTCACATCAGAAGATTACACTTTCAGCAACTGGTGGTACGAATGGAAAGAATACTTGGACTGCAATAAATGGTATTCATACGCTCACCGCATGGGTAAATGACACACACGATTATAGAGATGAGGTGAATGGAAGTGACGATGCCAACAAGAAGAGTATTGAATTAAAGATTCCATTAGGTGCTATCAAATATTTTTCTGAGGCTGAAATCAATTCACCTGACGACTTGAATAACCTTAATCAAACCAATCGTATCGAGGGTTTGACAGGTAAGACAGTTGTGGATGAAGCCTACTATGACCTACAAGGAAATAAGATTACAACATCCAAGGAGAGTCTGAAACCAGGTCTTTATATCCATAAGGGAAAGAAAATCATCGTAAGATAA